From Ammospiza caudacuta isolate bAmmCau1 chromosome 23, bAmmCau1.pri, whole genome shotgun sequence, one genomic window encodes:
- the TMEM218 gene encoding transmembrane protein 218, with protein sequence MAGELGVGPGVLALLLLWAVALLLVMALGRAGRARVGAVPVLLGAAALTAALLLFPREGESPGPAGAEEVVDTFLIGRFILLALMSLVFLGCLFLFLIYHLMEPVYAKPLHSR encoded by the exons aTGGCGGGTGAGCTGGGCGTGGGGCCGggggtgctggcgctgctgctgctctgggccgTGGCGCTGCTGCTCGTGATGGCGCTGGGCCGCGCCGGTCGCGCCCG GGTCGGAGCGGTGCCGGTGCTGCTCGGAGCCGCCGCGCTCACGGCCGCGCTGCTGCTGTTCCCCCGGGAGGGCGAGAGCCCGGGCCCCGCCGGCGCTGAGGAG gtTGTGGACACCTTCCTCATCGGGCGCTTCATCCTCCTGGCTCTGATGAGCCTGGTGTTCCTGGGGTGCCTGTTCCTGTTCCTCATCTACCACCTCATGGAGCCCGTGTATGCCAAGCCACTCCACAGCAGATAG